The Panthera leo isolate Ple1 chromosome C2, P.leo_Ple1_pat1.1, whole genome shotgun sequence genome window below encodes:
- the MAGEF1 gene encoding melanoma-associated antigen F1: protein MLQKPESGALPIPQAEGKDGGRDGETQALTASQEEAPSPLLQESSKEDLGAGREEGAAEPALTPKGARTLAAKALARRRAYRRLDRTVAELVQFLLVKDKKKSPITRFEMVKYVIGDLKDLFPEIIARAAEHLRYVFGFELKQLGRKHHTYILINKLKPLEEEEEEDLGGDGPRLGLLIMILGLIYMKGNSARETQVWEMLRRLGMRPSKYHFLFGYPKRLILEDFVQQRYLNYRQVPHTNPPECEFSWGPRSNLEISKMKVLGFVAKLHKKEPHHWPVQYREALADEADRARAKARAEASMRARARANQRAGIHPW from the coding sequence ATGTTGCAGAAACCCGAGAGCGGGGCTCTCCCCATCCCTCAGGCCGAGGGGAAGGATGGCGGCCGTGACGGTGAGACCCAGGCCCTGACCGCCTCTCAGGAGGAGGCCCCGAGTCCCCTCCTGCAGGAGAGCTCCAAGGAGGATCTTGGcgccgggagggaggagggggctgcgGAGCCCGCCCTCACCCCAAAAGGCGCGAGGACCTTGGCAGCCAAAGCTTTGGCCCGGCGCAGGGCCTACCGCCGTCTGGATCGGACGGTGGCCGAGCTGGTGCAGTTTCTGCTGGTGAAGGACAAGAAGAAGAGTCCCATCACTCGCTTCGAGATGGTGAAATACGTTATCGGAGACTTGAAGGATCTGTTCCCTGAGATCATCGCAAGGGCCGCAGAACATCTGCGGTATGTCTTTGGTTTCGAGCTAAAACAGCTTGGCCGCAAGCACCACACTTACATCCTGATCAACAAACTAAAAcctctggaggaggaggaggaggaggatctgGGAGGAGATGGCCCCAGATTGGGTCTCTTAATAATGATCTTGGGCCTTATCTACATGAAAGGTAATAGTGCCAGGGAGACACAGGTCTGGGAGATGCTGCGTCGGTTGGGGATGCGTCCGTCAAAGTATCACTTCCTCTTTGGGTACCCGAAGAGGCTTATTCTGGAAGATTTCGTGCAGCAGCGATACCTCAATTACAGGCAGGTGCCTCACACCAATCCGCCGGAATGTGAATTCTCTTGGGGTCCCCGGAGCAACCTGGAAATCAGCAAGATGAAAGTCCTGGGGTTCGTGGCCAAACTCCATAAGAAAGAACCCCACCACTGGCCAGTGCAGTACCGTGAGGCCCTGGCAGACGAAGCCGACAGGGCCAGGGCCAAGGCCAGAGCTGAGGCCAGTATGAGGGCTAGGGCTAGAGCCAatcaaagggctggtatccaccCTTGGTGA